The following coding sequences are from one Triticum aestivum cultivar Chinese Spring chromosome 5A, IWGSC CS RefSeq v2.1, whole genome shotgun sequence window:
- the LOC123108169 gene encoding uncharacterized protein, with protein MGSGKKRAALASLFGFKNKRQEEEEATAARRQQQHAAAAPQQRYQYHRVRPSDDDDYARHWYAERDIDRKASEFIDKVHRRMLANEQDG; from the coding sequence ATGGGGAgtgggaagaagagggcggcgCTTGCGTCCCTGTTCGGGTTCAAGAACAAGcgacaggaggaggaagaggccacggcggcgaggcggcagcagcagcatgcgGCGGCGGCGCCGCAGCAGAGGTACCAGTATCACAGGGTGAGGCCGAGCGACGACGACGACTACGCCCGGCACTGGTACGCCGAACGCGACATCGACCGGAAGGCCTCCGAGTTCATCGACAAGGTCCACCGCCGGATGCTCGCCAACGAGCAAGACGGATAG